From the Arthrobacter sp. PM3 genome, one window contains:
- a CDS encoding SDR family NAD(P)-dependent oxidoreductase, translating into MSTFPADRTAIVTGAVSERGIGRATAGYLAAQGWNIGIIDLDDALCKAAAKELAAEYGVKAYGAGANVGDEASVRAAIDAIEAELPQIVALANVAGVSSPVPYMELDAAEWDRVLGINLNGVHYATRRVAESMVKNRIGRIVNISSVSAQRGGGTYSKTPYSVAKAGVIGLTRSTARELGEYDITVNAISPGPIDTDIMGGTLSQERKDELTKDLVVNRVGSTRDIAAAIAFLISEDAGYISGQTLNVDGGLYMH; encoded by the coding sequence ATGAGCACTTTCCCCGCAGACCGCACAGCGATCGTCACCGGCGCCGTGTCCGAACGCGGCATCGGCCGCGCCACCGCCGGCTACCTGGCGGCGCAGGGCTGGAACATCGGCATCATTGACCTCGACGACGCCCTCTGCAAGGCCGCCGCGAAGGAACTGGCCGCCGAATACGGCGTCAAGGCCTACGGCGCCGGCGCCAACGTCGGCGACGAAGCCTCCGTCCGCGCCGCCATCGACGCCATCGAGGCCGAGCTGCCGCAGATCGTGGCCCTGGCCAACGTGGCCGGCGTCAGTTCCCCGGTGCCGTACATGGAACTCGACGCCGCCGAATGGGACCGGGTGCTGGGCATCAACCTCAACGGCGTCCACTACGCCACCCGCCGGGTCGCCGAATCCATGGTCAAAAACAGGATCGGGCGGATCGTCAACATCTCCTCCGTCTCGGCCCAGCGCGGCGGTGGCACCTACTCCAAGACGCCCTACTCGGTGGCCAAGGCCGGCGTGATCGGCCTGACCCGCTCCACCGCCCGCGAACTGGGCGAATACGACATCACCGTCAACGCGATCTCTCCCGGCCCCATCGACACCGACATCATGGGCGGAACCCTCAGCCAGGAACGCAAAGACGAGCTGACCAAAGACCTCGTGGTCAACCGGGTGGGCTCCACCCGCGACATCGCGGCCGCCATCGCCTTCCTCATCAGCGAGGACGCCGGCTACATCTCCGGCCAGACGCTGAATGTGGATGGCGGACTCTACATGCACTAA
- a CDS encoding Tex family protein, with the protein MTQLPQRPASPAASPSPTTAGPSPKTQPQEPGGAARIAAQIADELGVQAWQVKAAVELLDAGSTVPFIARYRKEATGTLDDTQLRDLEERLRYLRELEDRRRTILEAIAAQGALTPELQAAVVGADTKSRLEDIYLPFKTKRRTKAQIAREAGLEPLADALLKRPELDPDREAAKYLNAEHAIGDAAAALAGARSILVERVAQDPDLAETLRERLWTQGRMVSRVRKGKEAEGQKFKDYFEFSQQPSGMPSHRVLALLRGEKDGVLELDLAEAAPDDDAALTAARGRYEAAVARFLGVADRGRPADAWLLQTAQQAWRSRVLARLTADLRSRMFAAAEDEAVRVFAANLRDVLLAAPAGNRATLGLDPGLRTGVKVAVVDGTGKVVATDTIYPHAPARKWDEALRTLAGLATKHGVELVAIGNGTASRETDKLAGDLIKQLASGTGTKPQKIVVSEAGASVYSASALAAAELPGMDVSLRGAVSIARRLQDPLAELVKIEPKSIGVGQYQHDVTAAKLDRSLDAVVEDCVNAVGVDVNTASPALLSRVAGVGPLLSENIVAYRNEHGPFAKRSDLKKVPRLGAKAFEQCAGFLRITGGAEPLDASSVHPEAYPVARKIKAAAKTGPVSALNPQDFVDGSFGLPTVRDIIAELEKPGRDPRPAFAAAAFSEGIEKISDLRPGMVLEGTVTNVAAFGAFVDIGVHQDGLVHVSALANRFVADPREVVKSGQVVRVKVLDADPERKRISLTLRLDDEPAPSGGGAPSRGQQSGEGAPPTRGRQGRPQRQPSQPKPAASPANTAMAEALRKAGLGK; encoded by the coding sequence GTGACCCAACTCCCGCAGCGCCCCGCCTCACCCGCCGCCAGCCCGTCGCCGACGACCGCCGGCCCGTCGCCGAAAACACAGCCCCAGGAACCGGGCGGCGCGGCCCGGATTGCCGCCCAGATCGCCGACGAACTCGGGGTGCAGGCCTGGCAGGTCAAGGCCGCCGTCGAGCTGCTCGACGCCGGCTCCACCGTGCCGTTCATCGCCCGGTACCGCAAGGAAGCCACCGGGACGCTCGATGACACCCAGCTGCGCGACCTCGAAGAGCGGCTGCGGTACCTCCGCGAACTCGAGGACCGCCGCCGGACCATCCTCGAGGCGATCGCCGCCCAGGGTGCGCTGACCCCGGAACTGCAGGCCGCCGTCGTCGGCGCCGACACGAAGTCCCGGCTCGAGGACATCTACCTGCCGTTCAAGACCAAGCGGCGCACCAAGGCGCAGATCGCCCGCGAGGCCGGGCTCGAACCGCTTGCCGATGCATTGCTGAAGCGCCCTGAGCTGGACCCGGACCGCGAAGCCGCCAAGTACCTCAACGCCGAACACGCGATCGGGGACGCTGCCGCGGCGCTCGCCGGTGCCCGCTCCATCCTGGTCGAGCGCGTCGCGCAGGATCCGGACCTGGCGGAGACGCTGCGCGAGCGGCTGTGGACGCAGGGCCGGATGGTGTCCCGGGTCAGGAAGGGCAAGGAGGCCGAGGGGCAGAAGTTCAAGGACTACTTCGAGTTCTCCCAGCAGCCCTCCGGGATGCCCTCGCACCGCGTCCTGGCGCTGCTGCGCGGCGAGAAGGACGGCGTGCTGGAGCTGGATCTCGCCGAAGCTGCACCGGACGACGACGCCGCCCTCACCGCCGCGCGCGGCCGGTACGAAGCCGCCGTGGCCAGGTTCCTCGGCGTCGCCGACCGCGGCCGGCCCGCCGACGCCTGGCTCCTGCAGACCGCGCAGCAGGCGTGGCGCTCCCGCGTCCTGGCCCGGCTGACGGCAGACCTCCGCAGCCGGATGTTCGCCGCCGCCGAGGACGAGGCCGTCCGCGTCTTTGCGGCCAACCTGCGCGACGTGCTGCTCGCCGCGCCGGCCGGAAACCGCGCCACCCTGGGCCTGGACCCGGGACTGCGGACCGGCGTGAAGGTCGCCGTGGTCGACGGCACCGGCAAAGTGGTGGCCACCGATACGATCTACCCGCACGCCCCGGCCCGCAAATGGGACGAGGCTCTGCGGACCCTCGCGGGCCTGGCCACCAAGCACGGCGTTGAACTCGTCGCGATCGGCAACGGCACGGCGTCGCGGGAGACGGACAAGCTGGCCGGGGACCTGATCAAGCAACTCGCGTCCGGCACAGGAACCAAGCCGCAGAAGATCGTGGTGTCCGAGGCCGGGGCGTCCGTGTATTCGGCGTCGGCCCTCGCCGCGGCCGAGCTGCCGGGCATGGACGTGTCCCTGCGCGGCGCCGTGTCGATCGCCCGGCGCCTGCAGGACCCGCTCGCGGAGCTGGTGAAGATCGAGCCGAAGTCGATCGGCGTCGGGCAGTACCAGCACGACGTCACCGCCGCGAAGCTGGACCGGAGCCTGGACGCCGTCGTCGAGGACTGCGTGAACGCGGTGGGCGTCGACGTCAACACGGCCTCGCCGGCGCTGCTGAGCCGGGTGGCCGGCGTCGGGCCGCTGCTGAGCGAAAACATCGTGGCCTACCGCAACGAGCACGGCCCCTTCGCCAAGCGCAGCGACCTGAAGAAAGTCCCGCGGCTGGGCGCCAAGGCGTTCGAACAGTGCGCCGGCTTCCTGCGGATCACCGGGGGCGCGGAGCCGCTGGACGCCTCCAGCGTGCACCCGGAGGCCTACCCGGTGGCCCGGAAGATCAAGGCCGCCGCGAAGACCGGCCCGGTGTCGGCGCTGAACCCGCAGGACTTCGTGGACGGCTCCTTCGGCCTGCCCACGGTCCGGGACATCATCGCCGAGCTCGAGAAGCCCGGCCGGGACCCGCGCCCGGCCTTCGCCGCCGCCGCGTTCTCCGAAGGCATCGAGAAGATCTCGGACCTGCGCCCCGGCATGGTGCTGGAGGGAACGGTGACCAACGTCGCGGCGTTCGGCGCGTTCGTGGACATCGGCGTGCACCAGGACGGGCTGGTACACGTCTCCGCGCTCGCCAACCGGTTCGTCGCCGATCCCCGCGAGGTGGTGAAATCCGGCCAGGTGGTCCGGGTCAAGGTGCTCGACGCCGATCCCGAGCGGAAGCGCATCTCCCTCACGCTCAGGCTCGACGACGAACCGGCCCCTTCCGGGGGCGGCGCACCGTCGCGGGGTCAGCAGTCCGGGGAAGGCGCACCGCCGACCCGGGGCCGCCAGGGCCGGCCGCAACGCCAGCCCTCCCAGCCGAAGCCCGCGGCGTCGCCCGCCAACACCGCGATGGCCGAGGCCCTGCGGAAGGCGGGCCTCGGCAAATAG
- a CDS encoding bifunctional RecB family nuclease/DEAD/DEAH box helicase: MFLLDPVVPGAAPDLVYSASDLVVAAGCEYQLLRKLDEKLGRSPKAGFEDDEMLVRASALGDVHEHNVLAGFVEEFGHWDPETGRGVYDVVPASAMDRATLLAKHHESIGALRAGADVVFQAAFFDGRFHGRSDFLVRRPGGAYAVFDSKLARHAKVTALLQLAAYGDQLLKAGITPDREVTLVLGATEALDGGGYGYVRSRHSLAEILPVFRERRDRFLALTAAHRAQPAPVGWGAPGLTACGRCDYCQEMVQSTDDLLLVARMNSAQRKKLHEQKIFTVKELAEARLTGANSALLRLQEQARMQSGVGAADGEVRYVKDGEEHSIRYRVAPGNTLAELPPPSAGDIFFDFEGDPLWQDRGTGVWGLEYLFGVVEAPVRPGAPGVFKPFWAHSREAEKQAFLDFLDYVEQRRARYPDMHVYHYAAYEKTALRKLSVMHVAGEDTVDRWLREGLLVDLYQTVRNSIRISENSYSIKKLEPLYMGTRLRSGDVKDAGASVVAYAQYCDARDAERHDDAARILAGISDYNEYDCLSTLELRNWLLGLARDRGIGQLDAPAAPGADGASPGRGGTDAELGPAELSLARFLEPDAGLTEDDRKAVAILAAAVSYHRRERKAFWWSHFDRCENGPDTRHPQDRNVFLVEDAVALEDWWKDGAKLPERRVKLTGTVTPGSDLREGSTWFRMYDPPLPAGLEGTGVNRTGRNGWFGTEVLELGEEDGRDTVIIRDKLKKNIGPYPQLPMALTEDQPIPTGNLEDALAALAEDVAAGLRAPASAGCRFRKHPAVDLVRRVPPRLVSGGQLPVPGNGPERFIEAITEAVGALDHSYLAVQGPPGTGKTHVGSHVIARLVARGWKVGVVGQSHAVVENLLRTAVGKAGVDPALVAKDVKHREPLPWTQRSGQDVARLLESAGGALIGGTAWTMTGSTVPRGSLDLLVIDEAGQFSLANTLAVAQAGSRLLLLGDPQQLPQVSQGSHPEPVDESALGWISAGHPTLPPELGYFLADSWRMASPLCRAVSELSYEGRLESAPAADARHLDGVPAGIETVMVEHSGNVTSSPEEAEEVVRQVLRHLGLGWHTEDGTRPLAETDVLVVAAYNAQVNLIREALDAAGLPDVRVGTVDKFQGQEAAVVVVSMACSAVAEAPRGMEFLLSTNRINVAVSRGQWRAVIVRAPELTNYLPTHPEGLEQLGRFIGLCQRSVGA; encoded by the coding sequence GTGTTTTTACTTGATCCTGTTGTACCGGGGGCAGCACCGGACCTCGTCTACTCCGCGAGTGACCTTGTGGTGGCCGCGGGCTGCGAGTACCAACTGCTGCGCAAACTCGACGAGAAGCTGGGCCGCTCCCCCAAAGCCGGTTTCGAGGACGACGAAATGCTGGTCCGCGCCTCAGCTTTGGGGGACGTCCACGAGCACAACGTCCTGGCCGGGTTCGTCGAAGAGTTCGGCCACTGGGATCCGGAAACGGGACGCGGCGTGTACGACGTCGTTCCGGCCTCAGCCATGGACCGCGCCACGCTGCTGGCCAAACATCACGAGTCGATCGGGGCACTGCGGGCGGGTGCCGACGTCGTCTTCCAGGCCGCCTTTTTTGACGGCCGGTTCCACGGCCGCTCCGATTTCCTGGTCCGCCGGCCCGGCGGCGCCTACGCCGTGTTCGACTCCAAGCTGGCCCGGCACGCCAAGGTGACGGCCCTGCTGCAGCTCGCCGCGTACGGCGACCAGCTGCTGAAGGCCGGGATCACCCCGGACCGGGAAGTCACCCTGGTCCTCGGCGCCACGGAAGCCCTTGACGGCGGCGGCTACGGCTACGTCCGCAGCCGCCACAGCCTGGCCGAAATCCTGCCGGTGTTCCGTGAGCGCCGCGACCGCTTCCTGGCCCTGACCGCGGCGCATAGGGCACAGCCGGCGCCGGTGGGTTGGGGTGCGCCGGGGCTCACCGCCTGCGGCCGCTGCGATTACTGCCAAGAGATGGTCCAATCCACCGACGACCTCCTGCTCGTGGCCCGGATGAACTCGGCGCAGCGCAAGAAGCTGCACGAACAGAAGATCTTTACGGTCAAGGAGCTTGCCGAGGCCCGGCTGACCGGGGCGAACAGCGCACTGCTGCGCCTGCAGGAGCAGGCCCGGATGCAAAGCGGCGTTGGCGCCGCCGACGGGGAAGTCCGGTACGTCAAGGACGGCGAGGAGCACAGCATCCGCTACCGGGTGGCCCCGGGGAACACCCTGGCCGAGCTCCCGCCGCCCAGCGCGGGCGACATCTTCTTCGACTTCGAGGGCGATCCCCTGTGGCAGGACCGCGGCACCGGGGTGTGGGGGCTCGAGTACCTCTTCGGCGTGGTCGAGGCTCCGGTCCGGCCCGGCGCCCCCGGCGTGTTCAAACCGTTCTGGGCGCACAGCCGGGAGGCCGAGAAGCAGGCGTTCCTGGACTTCCTGGACTATGTGGAGCAGCGCCGGGCGCGGTATCCGGACATGCACGTCTACCACTACGCCGCCTACGAGAAAACCGCCCTGCGCAAACTCTCCGTGATGCATGTTGCCGGTGAGGACACCGTGGACCGCTGGCTGCGTGAGGGGCTTCTGGTGGACCTGTACCAGACCGTCCGGAACAGCATCCGGATTTCCGAGAACTCTTACAGCATCAAAAAGCTCGAACCGCTCTACATGGGCACCCGCCTGCGCTCCGGGGACGTCAAGGACGCCGGGGCCTCCGTGGTTGCCTACGCCCAGTATTGCGACGCACGGGACGCTGAACGGCATGACGACGCGGCCCGCATCCTCGCCGGAATCTCCGACTACAACGAATACGACTGTCTGTCCACGCTGGAGCTGCGGAACTGGCTTCTGGGTCTGGCGCGGGACCGCGGGATCGGCCAGCTTGACGCGCCGGCTGCGCCCGGGGCCGACGGCGCTTCCCCCGGCCGGGGCGGGACGGACGCTGAGCTGGGACCGGCGGAGCTGTCCCTCGCCCGGTTCCTTGAGCCCGATGCCGGGCTGACGGAGGACGACCGGAAGGCGGTCGCCATCCTCGCGGCCGCCGTGAGCTACCACCGCCGCGAGCGCAAGGCGTTTTGGTGGTCTCACTTTGACCGGTGCGAGAACGGACCGGACACCCGCCATCCCCAGGACCGGAACGTCTTCCTGGTTGAGGACGCTGTGGCGCTCGAGGACTGGTGGAAAGACGGAGCCAAGCTGCCCGAGCGTCGGGTGAAGCTGACCGGCACCGTGACCCCGGGCTCGGACCTGCGGGAGGGCAGCACCTGGTTCCGCATGTACGACCCCCCGCTTCCGGCCGGGCTTGAAGGCACCGGCGTCAACCGCACCGGCCGGAACGGCTGGTTCGGCACTGAGGTCCTGGAGCTTGGCGAGGAAGACGGCCGGGACACCGTCATCATCCGGGACAAGCTCAAGAAGAACATCGGGCCGTACCCGCAGCTGCCCATGGCGCTGACCGAGGACCAGCCCATCCCCACGGGGAACCTGGAGGATGCCCTGGCGGCGCTGGCCGAGGACGTCGCGGCCGGTTTGCGCGCTCCGGCGTCCGCCGGGTGCCGGTTCCGGAAGCATCCGGCCGTGGACCTCGTGCGCCGGGTCCCGCCCAGGCTCGTCTCGGGAGGGCAACTGCCGGTGCCGGGGAACGGTCCGGAACGCTTTATTGAAGCCATCACGGAGGCTGTCGGGGCCCTGGATCATTCGTACCTCGCCGTGCAGGGGCCGCCGGGGACGGGCAAGACCCATGTCGGCTCGCACGTGATCGCCCGTCTGGTCGCCCGCGGCTGGAAGGTCGGCGTCGTCGGCCAGTCCCATGCCGTCGTCGAAAACCTGCTGCGGACCGCGGTGGGCAAGGCCGGCGTCGACCCCGCCCTGGTCGCGAAAGATGTGAAGCACCGGGAGCCGCTGCCCTGGACCCAGCGTTCCGGACAGGATGTGGCCCGGCTGCTGGAGTCCGCGGGCGGTGCCCTGATCGGCGGCACCGCGTGGACAATGACCGGGTCCACCGTGCCGCGCGGATCGCTCGATTTGCTGGTGATAGACGAGGCCGGCCAGTTCTCGCTGGCCAACACCCTCGCCGTGGCGCAAGCCGGCAGCCGGCTCCTGCTGCTGGGCGACCCGCAGCAGCTGCCCCAGGTCAGCCAGGGCTCGCACCCCGAACCTGTCGACGAATCAGCGCTCGGCTGGATATCCGCCGGCCACCCCACCCTGCCGCCCGAGCTCGGCTACTTCCTTGCCGACTCGTGGCGGATGGCGTCACCGTTGTGCCGGGCCGTGTCCGAACTCTCCTACGAGGGGCGGCTGGAGTCGGCGCCGGCGGCCGACGCCCGGCACCTGGACGGGGTTCCGGCCGGCATCGAAACCGTGATGGTCGAGCACAGCGGCAACGTCACGTCCTCGCCCGAGGAAGCCGAGGAGGTGGTCCGCCAGGTGCTGCGGCATCTGGGGCTGGGCTGGCACACGGAGGACGGGACGCGGCCCCTGGCCGAAACCGATGTCCTCGTCGTGGCGGCCTACAACGCGCAGGTCAACCTGATCCGCGAGGCCCTGGACGCGGCCGGGCTGCCGGACGTGCGGGTGGGAACCGTGGACAAGTTCCAGGGCCAGGAGGCTGCCGTCGTGGTCGTGTCCATGGCGTGCTCGGCGGTGGCGGAAGCCCCCCGGGGCATGGAGTTCCTGCTCTCGACCAACCGCATCAACGTGGCCGTCTCCCGCGGGCAGTGGCGCGCCGTCATTGTCCGGGCCCCGGAACTGACCAACTACCTGCCCACCCACCCCGAGGGCCTGGAGCAGCTCGGCCGGTTCATCGGCCTGTGCCAGAGGTCAGTGGGCGCCTGA
- a CDS encoding MFS transporter, with product MSVATTSTRELLETPVLKSAISKASRRLMPMLVILYVVAFLDRTNVGFSEAALGVDKGISAGAFALGAGIFFIGYALFEIPSNLLLTKFGAKVWLARIAITWGIVSACFAFVQGETSFIILRFLLGVTEAGLFPGVIMFLAAWFPNKVRVKMFAIFYLAQPFSQMMGAPLSGWLINIGDQVPGVHGWQVMFFVEGMLAVVAGVAAYFFLINSPQDAKFLDKDEKKALQDVMALEDTVKEETGPRGVFAAMKNGKVWYFTIIYFCLQIAVYGVTFYLPQQVAQLTGQKVGLAVGLMAAIPWFFGIFACYFIGKAANTVVRRRVWGTGLFVSTGLCIFGSAWAGANHVPALGIVFISLAVCSFLSIGPIAWSYPTAFLTGTAAAAGIGLINSLGNLGGFVAPILRTWVNQVTASDTGTMGVYALGVLPFLAAAMMFGTRRFKNKADELLEH from the coding sequence ATGTCCGTAGCAACAACCTCCACCAGGGAGCTCCTGGAGACGCCGGTCCTGAAATCGGCCATCTCCAAGGCTTCCCGGCGGCTCATGCCCATGCTCGTCATCCTGTATGTGGTGGCGTTCCTGGACCGCACCAACGTGGGCTTCTCCGAGGCCGCCCTGGGGGTGGACAAGGGCATTAGCGCCGGCGCCTTCGCCCTGGGCGCCGGGATCTTCTTCATCGGCTACGCCCTGTTCGAGATCCCCAGCAACCTGCTCCTGACCAAGTTCGGCGCCAAGGTCTGGCTGGCCCGCATCGCCATCACCTGGGGCATCGTCTCCGCGTGCTTCGCGTTCGTGCAGGGCGAGACGTCCTTCATCATCCTGCGCTTCCTGCTCGGCGTGACCGAGGCCGGGCTCTTCCCGGGCGTCATCATGTTCCTGGCCGCCTGGTTCCCCAACAAGGTCCGGGTCAAGATGTTCGCGATCTTCTACCTGGCCCAGCCGTTCTCCCAGATGATGGGCGCCCCGCTGTCCGGCTGGCTCATCAACATCGGCGACCAGGTCCCCGGTGTCCACGGCTGGCAGGTCATGTTCTTCGTCGAAGGCATGCTCGCCGTCGTCGCCGGCGTCGCCGCGTACTTCTTCCTCATCAACAGCCCGCAGGACGCCAAGTTCCTGGACAAGGACGAGAAGAAAGCCCTCCAGGACGTCATGGCCCTGGAAGACACCGTCAAGGAGGAGACCGGCCCGCGCGGTGTATTCGCGGCCATGAAGAACGGCAAGGTCTGGTACTTCACCATCATCTACTTCTGCCTGCAGATCGCCGTCTACGGCGTCACGTTCTACCTGCCGCAGCAGGTGGCGCAGCTGACCGGGCAGAAGGTGGGCCTCGCCGTCGGACTCATGGCAGCGATCCCGTGGTTCTTCGGCATCTTCGCCTGCTACTTCATCGGCAAGGCCGCCAACACCGTGGTCCGCCGCAGGGTCTGGGGCACGGGGCTGTTCGTCTCGACCGGCCTGTGCATCTTCGGCTCGGCCTGGGCCGGCGCCAACCACGTCCCGGCCCTGGGCATCGTCTTCATCAGCCTCGCCGTCTGCAGCTTCCTGTCCATCGGCCCCATCGCCTGGTCCTACCCGACGGCGTTCCTCACCGGTACGGCCGCGGCCGCGGGCATCGGCCTGATCAACTCGCTCGGCAACCTGGGCGGCTTCGTCGCCCCGATCCTGCGGACCTGGGTCAACCAGGTCACCGCGTCCGACACCGGAACCATGGGCGTCTACGCCCTGGGCGTGCTCCCGTTCCTCGCCGCGGCGATGATGTTCGGCACCCGCCGGTTCAAGAACAAGGCCGACGAGCTGCTGGAACACTAG
- a CDS encoding heme-binding protein, producing MTEQQPFELVRRYAHFELRRYPAYVVAEIRVNATFDKAGNAAFRPLFNYISGSNTAGQKLAMTAPVIQETGGPEKIAMTAPVLQSGPLPGRGQPADFAVAFVLPAGMTAETAPVPSDSEVRIRAVPGSLAAALRFSGSGSEAAFEEHTTGLQAALVLAGLTPVGPPRFARFDPPFKPWFLRHNEVVQDVREPEAAPGEPGR from the coding sequence ATGACTGAACAGCAGCCCTTTGAGCTGGTCCGCCGCTACGCGCACTTCGAGCTGCGCCGCTACCCCGCATATGTGGTGGCCGAAATCCGGGTTAACGCGACCTTTGACAAGGCCGGCAACGCCGCCTTCCGGCCCCTGTTCAACTACATCAGCGGCAGCAACACCGCAGGGCAGAAGCTGGCCATGACGGCCCCGGTCATTCAGGAAACCGGGGGTCCGGAGAAGATCGCGATGACCGCCCCGGTGCTCCAGAGCGGTCCGCTGCCCGGACGCGGGCAGCCCGCCGATTTTGCGGTTGCCTTTGTGCTCCCGGCGGGGATGACGGCGGAAACGGCCCCCGTTCCGTCGGACTCCGAGGTCAGGATCCGGGCCGTGCCCGGGTCGCTGGCCGCTGCCCTCCGGTTCTCGGGCAGCGGATCGGAAGCCGCCTTTGAAGAGCACACCACCGGCCTCCAGGCGGCACTGGTACTGGCTGGGCTCACCCCGGTGGGCCCGCCGCGGTTCGCCCGCTTCGATCCGCCGTTCAAGCCATGGTTCCTGCGCCACAACGAGGTTGTCCAGGACGTCCGGGAACCCGAGGCGGCCCCGGGCGAACCCGGCCGCTGA
- a CDS encoding 3-hydroxyacyl-CoA dehydrogenase family protein — translation MTEQTQPNTAAAINAARTIAVVGSGYMGGGIAQVLALGGARVALADVSAEVAQKNYERLLAESDEFVAAGLFPEGSTEILKTNLWAAKDIEEAVADADFIEEAVPEVIAIKHETLARISAAARPDAIIGSNTSTISIAELSEPVAHPERFLGVHFSNPSPFIPGVEIIPHAGTSAATVGAVRELVHAAGKQTAVVKDVTGFVLNRLQYALFHEAAQLVEQDIATAEDIDTLVRTTFGFRLPFFGPFAIADMAGLDVYNFCYKSLQTDFPERFATPKILTDLVEAGKLGTKSGAGFLNVPAERTPELIAYRNKAYVAMQQLLEDLGPAPIN, via the coding sequence ATGACCGAACAAACCCAGCCGAACACCGCAGCCGCCATTAACGCCGCCCGCACGATCGCCGTCGTCGGCTCCGGCTACATGGGCGGCGGGATCGCGCAGGTCCTGGCCCTCGGCGGCGCGCGCGTCGCCCTGGCCGACGTCTCCGCCGAAGTGGCGCAGAAGAACTACGAGCGGCTGCTGGCCGAATCAGACGAGTTCGTCGCCGCCGGGCTGTTCCCCGAGGGCTCCACGGAGATCCTGAAGACCAACCTCTGGGCTGCGAAGGACATTGAGGAGGCCGTGGCGGACGCCGACTTCATCGAAGAAGCCGTCCCCGAGGTCATCGCCATCAAGCACGAGACCCTGGCCCGCATCAGCGCCGCCGCCCGCCCGGACGCGATCATCGGCTCCAACACCTCCACGATCTCCATCGCGGAGCTGTCCGAACCCGTCGCCCACCCGGAACGCTTCCTGGGTGTGCACTTCTCCAACCCGTCCCCGTTCATCCCCGGCGTGGAGATCATCCCGCACGCCGGCACCTCGGCGGCCACGGTCGGCGCCGTCCGCGAGCTCGTGCACGCCGCCGGCAAGCAGACCGCCGTCGTCAAGGACGTCACCGGCTTCGTGCTCAACCGGCTCCAGTACGCGCTGTTCCACGAGGCCGCCCAGCTGGTGGAGCAGGACATCGCGACCGCCGAGGACATCGACACGCTGGTCCGCACCACGTTCGGTTTCCGGCTGCCGTTCTTCGGCCCCTTCGCGATCGCCGACATGGCCGGCCTGGACGTCTACAACTTCTGTTACAAGTCGCTCCAGACCGACTTCCCGGAACGGTTCGCGACGCCGAAGATCCTCACCGACCTCGTGGAGGCCGGCAAGCTGGGCACCAAGTCCGGTGCCGGGTTCCTCAACGTCCCCGCCGAGCGCACACCGGAGCTGATCGCCTACCGCAACAAGGCCTACGTGGCCATGCAGCAGCTGCTCGAGGACCTCGGTCCCGCCCCGATCAACTGA
- a CDS encoding triose-phosphate isomerase family protein — MQQSSSGQAPDARIRADVPIWVGVSTKMYLGYGDSLDWLGQLRQEVDARPALAAGRVVPFVIPSFPVLPAAAALLAGSPVLLGAQDCGWADGPWTGEVAPSMLAELGVRLVEIGHAERRRHFGEDDAMVARKVRAAVDAGLTPLLCVGETGHGSPAAAAEFVHGQIASAVDGDWTLAGRLVVAYEPVWAIGAAEPAAAGYVSDVVLRLRGHLAAAGLCDFPVIYGGSAKPGLLPTLDGVSGLFLGRFAHDPANFGRVLDEALLLADRSPASAAPAP, encoded by the coding sequence ATGCAGCAGAGTTCCAGCGGCCAGGCACCCGACGCCCGCATTCGGGCGGACGTCCCCATTTGGGTGGGTGTCAGCACCAAGATGTACCTCGGCTACGGGGACAGCCTGGACTGGCTGGGGCAGCTGCGGCAGGAAGTGGACGCCCGTCCGGCCCTCGCGGCCGGGCGGGTTGTCCCGTTTGTGATTCCGTCCTTCCCCGTCCTGCCCGCGGCGGCTGCGTTATTGGCGGGGTCGCCGGTGCTGCTCGGCGCGCAGGACTGCGGCTGGGCCGACGGTCCGTGGACCGGCGAGGTGGCCCCGTCCATGCTCGCCGAACTCGGGGTCCGGCTCGTGGAAATCGGCCACGCCGAACGCCGCCGCCACTTCGGCGAAGACGACGCCATGGTGGCGCGCAAAGTCCGGGCCGCGGTCGACGCCGGGCTGACGCCGCTGCTGTGCGTAGGCGAGACAGGCCACGGCTCGCCGGCGGCCGCGGCTGAGTTCGTGCACGGCCAGATCGCCTCGGCCGTCGACGGCGACTGGACCCTCGCCGGCCGCCTGGTGGTGGCCTACGAGCCGGTCTGGGCCATTGGCGCGGCGGAACCGGCGGCCGCCGGCTACGTCTCCGACGTCGTCCTACGGCTCCGCGGGCACCTCGCCGCTGCTGGCCTCTGCGACTTTCCGGTCATCTACGGCGGCTCGGCCAAGCCCGGGCTGCTGCCCACCCTCGACGGTGTCTCCGGCCTGTTCCTGGGCCGCTTCGCGCACGATCCCGCGAACTTCGGCCGCGTGCTCGATGAGGCCCTCCTGCTCGCGGACCGGTCCCCGGCATCCGCAGCCCCCGCCCCGTAG